A genomic window from Lotus japonicus ecotype B-129 chromosome 1, LjGifu_v1.2 includes:
- the LOC130740683 gene encoding WAT1-related protein At5g40230-like isoform X2 has product MLNLIPGFTFILAVAFRMELLDWKSSSTLAKSLGTIVSITGAFIATLYKGPALLMGLSPSNSSQQPVSSQDSNWILGGLFLAADCVMASGFLILQASILKKYPAGLITVFFYTFFVAIQSGVTCLVVERDISAWSLEPMFRLLAVLYSGVMGSAFQVGVTTWCLHQTGPVFVSMFKPIGIVISVVVGVAILGDAFYLGSLVGATVIVLGFYSVLWGKSKDIEVKSLESRGKQTPLLKENSSEDI; this is encoded by the exons AATGGAACTATTGGATTGGAAAAGCTCTAGTACCCTTGCTAAATCACTGGGAACAATAGTATCAATTACTGGTGCATTTATTGCGACATTGTACAAAGGCCCTGCACTTCTGATGGGGCTATCACCTTCAAACTCATCTCAGCAGCCAGTTTCCTCTCAAGATTCTAATTGGATACTTGGAGGATTATTTCTCGCAGCTGATTGcgtaatggcttcaggattttTAATTTTACAG GCTTCTATTCTTAAGAAATATCCAGCAGGGTTGATTACTGTATTCTTTTATACTTTCTTTGTGGCCATTCAATCTGGTGTGACCTGTTTGGTTGTGGAAAGAGACATCAGTGCTTGGAGCTTGGAACCAATGTTTAGGTTGCTTGCTGTTTTATACTCG GGAGTCATGGGCTCTGCATTTCAAGTCGGTGTTACTACTTGGTGTTTACACCAGACAGGACCTGTTTTTGTTTCCATGTTCAAGCCCATAGGCATTGTCATATCGGTGGTTGTAGGTGTTGCCATCCTTGGAGATGCATTCTATCTTGGAAG TCTGGTTGGTGCAACTGTGATTGTTCTTGGGTTTTATTCTGTACTGTGGGGGAAATCCAAAGATATTgaagtgaaaagcttggaatcaAGGGGGAAACAGACCCCTCTTTTGAAGGAAAACAGCAGTGAAGACATTTAA